The proteins below come from a single Trachemys scripta elegans isolate TJP31775 chromosome 16, CAS_Tse_1.0, whole genome shotgun sequence genomic window:
- the CKM gene encoding creatine kinase M-type has translation MPFGNTHNKYKLNFSAEEEFPDLTKHNNHMAKALTLDIYKKLRDKETPSGFTLDDIIQTGVDNPGHPFIMTVGCVAGDEESYTVFKDLFDPIIQDRHGGYKPTDKHKTDLNHENLKGGDDLDPNYVLSSRVRTGRSIKGYTLPPHCSRGERRAIEKLSVTALNSLTGEFKGKYYPLKDMSDKEQQQLIDDHFLFDKPISPLLLASGMARDWPDARGIWHNDNKSFLVWVNEEDHLRVISMEKGGNMKEVFRRFCVGLQKIEEIFKKAGHPFMWNEHLGYVLTCPSNLGTGLRGGVHVKLPHLSKHPKFEETLKRLRLQKRGTGGVDTEAVGAVFDISNADRLGFSEVEQVQMVVDGVKLMVEMEKKLEKGQAIDDMVPAQK, from the exons ATGCCGTTCGGGAACACCCACAACAAGTACAAGCTGAACTTCTCCGCGGAGGAGGAGTTCCCCGACCTCACCAAGCACAACAACCACATGGCCAAGGCCCTCACCCTGGACATCTACAAGAAGCTGCGAGACAAGGAGACCCCCAGCGGCTTCACCCTGGATGACATCATCCAGACCGGGGTGGACAACCCAG GACACCCCTTCATCATGACGGTGGGCTGCGTGGCCGGGGACGAGGAGTCCTACACTGTCTTCAAGGACCTGTTTGACCCCATCATCCAGGACCGGCATGGCGGCTACAAGCCCACGGACAAGCATAAGACCGACCTGAACCACGAGAACCTGAAG GGCGGAGACGACCTGGACCCCAACTACGTGCTGAGCAGCCGGGTGCGCACTGGGCGCAGCATCAAGGGGTACACGCTGCCCCCCCACTGCAGCCGCGGGGAGCGCCGCGCCATCGAGAAGCTCTCTGTCACTg ccctgaacAGCCTGACCGGGGAGTTCAAGGGCAAGTACTACCCCCTGAAGGACATGAGCgacaaggagcagcagcagctgatagACGACCACTTCCTGTTCGACAAGCCCATCTCGCCCCTGCTGCTGGCCTCAGGCATGGCCCGCGACTGGCCCGATGCCAGGGGCATATG GCACAATGACAACAAGAGCTTCCTGGTGTGGGTGAACGAGGAGGACCATCTGCGCGTCATCTCCATGGAGAAGGGCGGCAACATGAAGGAGGTGTTCCGGCGCTTCTGTGTCGGGCTGCAGAAG ATCGAGGAGATCTTTAAGAAGGCCGGCCACCCCTTCATGTGGAACGAGCACCTGGGCTACGTGCTGACCTGCCCCTCCAACCTGGGCACCGGCCTGCGGGGCGGGGTCCATGTCAAGCTCCCCCACCTCAGCAAGCACCCCAAGTTTGAGGAGACCCTCAAGAGGCTGCGGCTGCAGAAGCGTGGCACAG GTGGCGTGGACACCGAGGCCGTAGGTGCCGTCTTCGACATCTCCAACGCCGACCGGCTGGGCTTCTCCGAGGTGGAGCAGGTGCAGATGGTGGTGGACGGCGTCAAGCTCATGGTGGAGATGGAGAAGAAGCTGGAAAAGGGCCAGGCCATCGACGACATGGTCCCAGCCCAGAAGTAG